One Cyanobacteriota bacterium genomic region harbors:
- a CDS encoding ABC transporter ATP-binding protein/permease: MASIKHIVGYYRDYWLVTLFTVTMSSLFEIIDLFSPYAMGQILNVLSGQSVDYPVQKAADWLGGWWQRPGDRVMILAVLLGAIFLLSVVRAPIQPWIGHWFFWDTSFRARRIHQEKSLKKILTLPLEFYDENNPGRIAGRIARGLSNHTWTYPEIIGQLIPKLMRVTGIFIIIWLVEWRIALLFVLSFVVILSFSINNLTQIMVEEELIDRYAEDTESRNSEIVTNIKTIKAFATETDELERQRTRWDREFKVLNYRVHKGYVLLNTWHRTIVQTCVFTVLALTLWATVQGRISLGHFITTLTIANMAYSELEPISNLAEVFARRYSAMIRFHDLMHQRDGLDAVEFNSPKALAPYQFTGKIELQHLTFGYDPARPVLRDLNLLIYPRQTVALVGRSGSGKSTLVKLLFRYFEPNDGAILMDGDDIRSLDVSRYRKRLAIVHQEVDIFNGTVLDNLTYGNPNASLEQVMEACEIARADEFIRQLPNGYKTIVGERGMRLSGGQRQRVGIARALLVNPDVLVFDEATSSLDYESERAIQLAMRSILGTRTTIIIAHRLSTVREADVIVVLDKGQIVEVGNHSELLAHRGIYHCLHTLQETGELLT; the protein is encoded by the coding sequence ATGGCTTCTATCAAGCATATCGTAGGGTATTACCGCGATTATTGGCTGGTAACCCTGTTCACGGTCACGATGTCCAGTCTATTTGAAATTATTGACCTGTTCTCGCCCTATGCAATGGGACAAATTCTGAACGTGCTGTCAGGGCAGTCTGTTGATTATCCAGTACAAAAGGCCGCTGACTGGTTGGGTGGTTGGTGGCAACGTCCCGGCGATCGAGTCATGATTTTGGCTGTATTGCTAGGAGCTATTTTTTTGCTCAGTGTTGTGCGGGCACCCATCCAGCCTTGGATTGGGCATTGGTTCTTTTGGGATACCTCGTTCCGTGCTCGTCGTATTCACCAGGAAAAGTCGCTGAAAAAAATTCTGACCCTGCCCTTGGAGTTTTATGACGAGAACAATCCTGGTCGAATTGCTGGACGCATCGCTAGAGGACTATCAAACCACACTTGGACCTATCCAGAAATCATTGGTCAGTTGATCCCCAAGCTGATGCGGGTTACGGGGATTTTCATTATTATCTGGCTAGTGGAATGGCGTATTGCTCTGCTGTTTGTGCTGTCCTTTGTGGTGATCTTGTCGTTTAGCATCAACAATCTGACTCAAATAATGGTGGAGGAAGAGTTGATTGATCGCTACGCAGAGGACACGGAAAGTCGCAACTCTGAGATTGTTACCAATATCAAGACTATCAAGGCATTTGCTACGGAAACTGATGAATTGGAGCGGCAACGTACCCGCTGGGATCGAGAGTTCAAAGTATTAAATTACCGAGTGCATAAAGGCTATGTCTTGCTGAACACGTGGCACCGGACGATCGTCCAAACTTGTGTGTTTACAGTTCTAGCCCTAACCTTATGGGCAACTGTTCAAGGCCGAATATCCCTGGGACATTTTATTACTACCCTGACCATTGCTAACATGGCCTATTCAGAATTAGAGCCGATTAGCAACCTTGCGGAGGTATTTGCCCGCCGCTATTCTGCTATGATTCGCTTCCATGATTTGATGCACCAGCGAGATGGGTTGGATGCTGTGGAGTTTAATTCTCCTAAGGCACTAGCTCCTTACCAGTTCACGGGCAAGATTGAGTTACAACACCTAACCTTTGGCTATGATCCAGCGCGTCCAGTGCTGAGAGATCTGAACCTGCTGATCTATCCTCGTCAGACAGTAGCGTTGGTGGGGCGCTCTGGCTCAGGGAAATCTACCCTAGTAAAGTTGCTGTTTCGCTATTTCGAGCCGAATGACGGTGCCATTCTGATGGATGGTGATGACATTCGTAGCCTAGATGTGAGCCGTTATCGCAAACGGTTGGCGATCGTTCACCAAGAGGTGGATATTTTCAATGGCACTGTGTTAGACAACCTGACCTATGGCAATCCCAATGCTAGCCTTGAGCAAGTGATGGAAGCCTGTGAAATCGCCCGTGCTGATGAGTTTATTCGACAGTTGCCCAATGGCTATAAAACGATCGTTGGGGAACGGGGAATGCGCCTCTCTGGAGGACAACGCCAGCGAGTGGGCATTGCTCGCGCTCTGCTGGTCAATCCTGATGTGTTGGTGTTTGATGAAGCCACCTCTAGTCTGGATTATGAGTCAGAGCGGGCAATTCAACTGGCGATGCGGTCGATTCTCGGTACCCGCACTACTATTATCATTGCTCACCGCCTTAGCACAGTACGGGAGGCTGACGTGATTGTAGTGTTAGATAAGGGTCAAATTGTTGAGGTCGGCAACCACAGTGAGCTATTAGCCCATCGTGGCA